In Corythoichthys intestinalis isolate RoL2023-P3 chromosome 4, ASM3026506v1, whole genome shotgun sequence, a genomic segment contains:
- the LOC130914874 gene encoding uncharacterized protein LOC130914874: MSLRSGRSYLGGYDQQTEDEAALQPQIDSEDELDAGTATDRLDPTVQPSSMEQRSSPQQRSSPQQRPSPQRQPSPQQQPSPRRQPSPQQWSSPCQQLSPQQWSSPRRQPSPPRSTRSSAPSRRTHSSSSSVFSATRAYAKAQAAKAQLSFAEKEANMMRQRAELEASLYVLKCEKEIAAAEAEAAAYEEVERQSGESDIEPQIENVPLNSIQRTSEYVEQQHKLLVPSKTVVNSSDMQDTNEHVRVKAETSHVSEPTIQGVKHETKINQNINNTQSLNPHAHTFQPAKNNQIELNGAAEFAKYLIRKELVSTGLLQFDDKPENFRAWKASFVSSTKDLNLSAREELDLLTKWLGPKSAEQAKRIRIVHTLNPAKGTKMIWERLEECYGSSEAIEDALLKKIEEFPRLTNKDPTKLRELGDILLELEWAKSDGTLPGLAYLDTARGVRQIVEKLPFNLQERWTVVGSQYKDTYSVPFPPFSVFVQFVQQQAKMRNDPSFALYNSNAQTSSRTERSTPHNRKFAVTVHRTDVAIENQSGPDQNKIEEPDRQCPIHKKPHPLKKCKLFRDKPMEERRTFLKEHRICYRCCGSVQHVAKDCKVAVKCVECNSPNHVWALHPGPTSVPKNDVSESSVTEQETAVLSMCTEVCGQNESPRSCSKICLVRAYPEGQKHKMLNMYAVIDEQSNRSLARTEFFNLFEIKAKPAPYTLKTCSGKAETSGRRAANFFIQSMDGKTDIKLPPLIECDSILDDRSEIPSPEIAKHHPHLFRIADKIQPIDHHAPILLLLGRDVLRVHKVREQINGPNNAPYAQRLDLGWVVVGEVCLGKIHGNTEVNVYKTHMLDNGRTTFLQPCPNVITVKEDHSVGIEQNILTSTNRMDSVDITDKLGQSVFDRDESDDKVALSIDDKTFLTIMKNNVSKNKENNWVAPLPFRRPRRRLPNNRDATLKRLYSLKKTLEKKPKMKEHYIQFMQKMLDNDQAELAPPLPEGKEHWYLPTFGVYHPQKPDQIRVVFDSSAECDGTSLNQVLLSGPDLNNSLLGVLMRFRKEPVALTADIQQMFYCFEVCEDHRDYLRYLWFKDNDLTKNVVEYRMKVHVFGNSPSPAVAIYCMRRAAEEGEQEHGTDARQFVETQFYVDDGLTSVPTPEHAIDLLTRTKSLLAESNLHLHKIASNCSLVMEAFPMEDRAKELKHLDLGVDPLPVQKSLGLCWNLETDSFTYRVSNETKPFTRRGVLSTINSLYDPLGFAAPIILQGKALLRELSCDEKDWDAHLPPEKEQLWISWKDSLNALEDLEIKRCYGPGSVSTMQSHDLFVFSDASTVAIGAAAYLRSVDSQGQYHVGFVMGKSKLAPRPAHTVPRLELCAAVLAVEMYELIRDEMDIQIHNVKFFTDSRIVLGYIHNSSKRFYMYVANRVTRIRRSTQPEQWCYVPTELNPADQATRSLQAAELKNSNWFTGPKFLYSNDSPKVSQFPLVEPENDKEMRQEVKTLTTSVLESELGSERFKRFSSWTTACKAISRLIQFVALFKQRPSGKAGFSSHITSMEEFTQAKNIIIRSVQQDAYSGIIKKVKQGKMIGSRKETLMKLNPVLDKDGLLRIGGRLSSAELNEDEKHPLIIPSSSHVATLLVRHFHEQSAHQGRHITEGAVRSAGFWIVGGKRLVSSLIHNCVTCRKLRGKMQFQKMADLPADRVTPEPPFTTVGLDVFGPWTIVTRRTRGGSALSKRWAVIFSCMTTRAVHIELIESMSTDSFINALRRFFAVRGPAKLLRSDRGTNFVGACKELGLDTDKSATGKFLQEKGCAWTFNPPHASHMGGSWERLIGVARRILEAMLTKNAQTNLSHEILSTFMAEVMAIINARPLVPVSTDPESPTVLTPAMLLTQKASSVSAPSGNFSQGQLYGKQWKRVQHLADTFWKRWKMEYLSSLQKRSKWTNNQPNVKEGDIVLLKDAQAHRNEWPMGLIVRTVPSGDNRVRKVEVRIVRDGTAKVFLRPVSEIVVLLSDIN, encoded by the coding sequence ATGAGTCTCCGCTCAGGAAGAAGCTATCTGGGAGGTTACGACCAACAGACTGAAGATGAAGCAGCCCTCCAGCCACAAATCGACTCGGAAGACGAACTGGACGCCGGGACAGCCACAGATCGACTAGACCCTACAGTGCAGCCGTCGTCGATGGAGCAACGTTCTTCACCTCAACAGCGGTCTTCACCTCAACAGCGGCCTTCACCGCAGCGTCAGCCTTCACCTCAGCAGCAGCCTTCACCGCGGCGACAGCCTTCACCTCAACAGTGGTCTTCGCCTTGCCAACAACTTTCGCCTCAACAGTGGTCCTCGCCTCGACGACAGCCTTCACCTCCACGCAGCACTAGGTCCAGCGCTCCCAGTCGGCGGACACACTCATCTTCATCGTCGGTTTTCTCAGCAACAAGGGCTTACGCCAAAGCTCAGGCAGCCAAGGCCCAACTTAGCTTTGCTGAAAAGGAAGCTAACATGATGAGGCAAAGAGCAGAATTAGAGGCTAGTCTCTACGTTCTGAAGTGTGAAAAAGAAATAGCTGCAGCCGAAGCTGAAGCTGCAGCCTACGAAGAAGTAGAACGTCAGAGCGGGGAGTCAGACATAGAACCTCAAATTGAAAATGTGCCTTTGAATTCAATACAGCGCACTAGTGAATATGTTGAACAGCAACACAAATTATTAGTGCCATCAAAAACAGTAGTTAATAGCTCGGACATGCAAGACACAAATGAACATGTCAGAGTTAAAGCTGAAACTTCGCACGTCTCAGAACCCACGATTCAGGGCGTCAAACACGAAacgaaaataaatcaaaatataaataaCACCCAGTCTTTGAACCCACACGCTCATACGTTTCAACCGGCAAAAAACAACCAAATTGAACTAAATGGAGCAGCAGAGTTCGCTAAATATCTCATACGCAAAGAATTGGTCAGTACTGGTTTACTGCAATTTGATGATAAACCAGAAAACTTCCGAGCTTGGAAGGCGTCCTTCGTCAGCTCGACAAAAGATCTGAATTTGTCCGCTAGAGAGGAATTAGACTTACTAACAAAGTGGTTGGGGCCAAAATCAGCAGAACAAGCTAAAAGAATCCGCATAGTTCACACTCTTAATCCCGCTAAAGGTACAAAAATGATTTGGGAACGCCTCGAAGAGTGTTATGGATCCTCAGAAGCGATCGAAGATGCACTTCTAAAAAAGATAGAAGAGTTCCCAAGACTAACAAATAAAGATCCAACCAAGCTTAGAGAACTTGGTGACATCTTGTTAGAGTTAGAGTGGGCAAAATCAGACGGAACACTTCCAGGGCTTGCGTATCTTGACACGGCACGAGGGGTAAGGCAAATAGTGGAAAAACTCCCCTTCAATTTACAAGAAAGGTGGACAGTTGTGGGCTCACAATATAAAGACACTTACAGTGTGCCGTTTCCCCCTTTCTCAGTTTTCGTGCAGTTTGTACAGCAACAGGCGAAAATGCGAAATGATCCGAGCTTCGCCTTATACAACAGTAACGCACAAACGTCCAGTCGCACAGAGAGGTCGACACCACACAATCGTAAATTTGCTGTGACAGTACACAGAACAGACGTTGCAATCGAAAATCAGAGTGGGCCTGACCAAAATAAAATAGAGGAGCCAGATCGGCAATGCCCAATTCACAAAAAGCCACATCCTCTCAAAAAATGCAAACTGTTTAGAGACAAGCCTATGGAAGAGCGCCGCACCTTCCTCAAAGAGCATCGCATTTGTTATAGGTGTTGTGGCTCAGTACAACATGTTGCAAAAGATTGCAAGGTGGCAGTCAAGTGTGTTGAGTGCAACAGTCCTAACCACGTGTGGGCACTTCATCCAGGTCCCACTTCTGTTCCCAAAAATGACGTCTCAGAAAGTTCAGTTACTGAGCAGGAAACTGCAGTGCTTTCCATGTGTACGGAAGTATGCGGTCAAAATGAAAGCCCTCGCTCTTGCTCCAAAATCTGTTTAGTGAGAGCTTATCCAGAAGgccaaaaacacaaaatgctAAATATGTACGCAGTGATCGATGAACAAAGCAATAGGTCCCTGGCAAGAACAGAGTTCTTTAATTTGTTTGAAATCAAGGCCAAACCTGCTCCATACACCCTAAAAACATGTTCTGGAAAGGCAGAAACCTCAGGCAGAAGAGCAGCAAACTTCTTCATACAGTCAATGGATGGCAAAACTGACATCAAACTGCCTCCTTTGATTGAATGTGACTCAATACTTGATGACAGATCAGAAATACCATCACCTGAGATTGCAAAGCACCATCCTCATCTCTTCAGAATTGCAGACAAAATTCAACCCATTGATCACCACGCTCCAATCCTTCTACTCCTGGGAAGAGACGTTCTCAGGGTTCATAAGGTACGTGAGCAGATTAACGGGCCCAACAACGCTCCCTACGCCCAAAGACTGGATTTGGGTTGGGTTGTAGTGGGGGAGGTATGTTTAGGCAAGATTCACGGCAACACAGAGGTCAATGTTTACAAAACGCACATGTTGGACAATGGGCGCACAACCTTTCTTCAGCCATGTCCAAATGTCATTACTGTAAAAGAGGACCATAGTGTTGGGATTGAGCAAAACATACTGACAAGTACAAACAGAATGGACTCTGTAGACATCACAGACAAGCTAGGTCAATCTGTGTTTGACAGAGATGAATCAGATGACAAGGTAGCACTGTCCATAGATGACAAAACCTTCCTAACGATCATGAAGAACAACGTGAGCAAAaacaaagagaacaattgggTCGCTCCTTTGCCTTTCCGCAGACCAAGGAGGAGGCTTCCAAACAATAGAGATGCAACCCTGAAGCGTCTCTATTCACTTAAAAAGACTTTGGAAAAGAAACCAAAAATGAAAGAGCATTACATCCAATTTATGCAGAAAATGCTGGATAATGATCAAGCTGAACTTGCACCGCCTCTACCTGAAGGTAAAGAACACTGGTATTTGCCAACATTTGGCGTATATCACCCGCAGAAACCAGATCAAATTAGAGTCGTGTTCGATTCTAGTGCAGAGTGTGATGGTACGTCCCTTAACCAAGTGCTATTAAGTGGACCCGATCTGAACAATTCCCTGTTAGGTGTCTTGATGCGATTCCGGAAGGAACCAGTTGCCTTAACAGCGGACATTcagcaaatgttttattgctttgaggTGTGCGAAGACCACAGGGACTATCTTCGCTACCTCTGGTTTAAAGACAATGACCTTACAAAAAATGTAGTGGAATACCGAATGAAAGTACATGTCTTCGGTAACAGTCCATCACCTGCTGTTGCCATTTACTGTATGCGCCGGGCAGCAGAGGAGGGTGAGCAAGAACACGGCACAGATGCTAGACAGTTTGTCGAGACACAGTTCTATGTCGACGATGGACTTACATCTGtccccactccagaacatgcaaTTGACCTGTTAACAAGAACAAAAAGCTTGTTAGCAGAATCCAACCTGCACCTTCACAAAATTGCATCGAATTGCAGCTTGGTCATGGAAGCATTTCCTATGGAGGACCGTGCAAAGGAACTGAAACATCTGGACCTTGGAGTTGATCCCCTTCCAGTTCAGAAAAGCCTAGGACTTTGTTGGAATTTGGAAACTGACAGTTTCACTTATCGCGTATCCAATGAAACAAAACCATTCACACGCAGAGGAGTGCTATCGACAATCAATAGCCTCTATGACCCGTTAGGATTTGCTGCTCCTATAATCCTGCAGGGCAAGGCACTGCTCAGAGAACTGTCATGTGATGAGAAAGACTGGGATGCACATCTTCCCCCTGAAAAAGAGCAGTTGTGGATCTCGTGGAAAGACTCTTTGAATGCTCTTGAGGATCTGGAAATAAAAAGGTGCTATGGGCCAGGTTCAGTGAGTACTATGCAAAGTCatgatttgtttgttttctcaGATGCATCAACTGTGGCGATAGGGGCAGCAGCTTACCTGCGCTCTGTGGACAGTCAAGGTCAATATCACGTAGGCTTCGTGATGGGAAAGTCTAAACTAGCTCCTCGTCCGGCACACACTGTTCCTCGGCTTGAACTTTGTGCTGCCGTGCTCGCAGTAGAGATGTACGAGTTAATCCGAGATGAGATGGACATTCAAATTCACAATGTCAAGTTTTTCACCGACAGCCGTATTGTGTTAGGATACATACATAATTCTTCGAAAAGATTCTACATGTATGTAGCCAACCGAGTCACACGAATTAGGAGATCTACACAACCAGAACAATGGTGCTACGTGCCAACAGAGTTAAACCCAGCAGATCAGGCGACTAGGTCACTCCAAGCTGCTGAACTCAAAAACAGTAACTGGTTCACCGGGCCAAAATTTCTGTATTCAAATGACTCGCCCAAAGTCAGTCAGTTCCCACTTGTCGAACCCGAAAATGACAAAGAAATGCGTCAAGAAGTAAAAACGCTTACTACCTCAGTACTAGAGTCAGAGCTTGGTTCAGAGCGCTTCAAAAGGTTCTCAAGCTGGACAACAGCATGCAAGGCAATATCCAGGCTCATTCAATTTGTTGCCCTCTTTAAGCAAAGGCCAAGTGGAAAAGCAGGGTTTTCAAGTCACATAACAAGTATGGAAGAATTCACTCAAGCCAAAAATATCATTATAAGATCAGTCCAGCAGGATGCATACAGTGGGatcattaaaaaagtaaaacaggGGAAAATGATTGGTTCAAGAAAAGAGACACTCATGAAACTTAACCCAGTTTTGGACAAGGATGGACTTTTGCGAATCGGTGGGCGCCTATCTTCTGCTGAACTTAATGAAGATGAAAAACACCCTCTGATCATCCCATCTTCCAGTCACGTAGCCACACTCCTAGTGCGACACTTCCACGAACAGTCTGCTCATCAGGGACGGCACATCACAGAAGGAGCTGTCCGTAGTGCTGGGTTCTGGATAGTGGGAGGTAAGCGGCTCGTTTCTTCTTTGATACACAACTGTGTCACCTGCCGCAAGTTGCGTGGCAAAATGCAGTTTCAGAAAATGGCTGATTTGCCTGCTGACCGAGTGACTCCAGAGCCCCCTTTCACAACAGTGGGCTTGGACGTGTTCGGGCCATGGACAATAGTTACACGTCGCACGAGAGGTGGCAGTGCACTAAGCAAACGGTGGGCTGTTATTTTCTCATGCATGACAACTAGGGCCGTACATATCGAGCTAATTGAAAGCATGTCAACTGACAGCTTTATAAATGCATTAAGGAGATTTTTTGCAGTTCGTGGGCCAGCTAAACTTTTGCGTTCAGATCGAGGAACTAATTTTGTTGGAGCTTGTAAAGAACTGGGCTTGGACACTGATAAGTCAGCTACAGGAAAGTTCCTTCAAGAGAAAGGATGTGCATGGACATTTAACCCACCTCATGCATCCCACATGGGAGGGTCTTGGGAACGTCTCATTGGGGTAGCTAGGCGCATCCTGGAAGCTATGTTGACAAAAAATGCTCAGACCAATCTGTCTCATGAGATTTTAAGCACATTCATGGCTGAAGTGATGGCTATTATTAATGCAAGACCTCTAGTCCCAGTGTCCACAGATCCTGAGTCCCCAACAGTACTCACTCCAGCAATGCTACTAACTCAAAAGGCAAGTtccgtttcagctccatccggaAACTTTTCCCAGGGTCAGCTATATGGGAAACAATGGAAACGGGTCCAACATCTGGCGGACACGTTTTGGAAAAGATGGAAAATGGAATATTTGTCTAGCttgcaaaaacgttcaaaatggACGAACAATCAACCGAATGTGAAAGAAGGAGACATTGTCCTGTTGAAAGATGCTCAAGCACACAGGAACGAATGGCCAATGGGACTGATAGTTAGAACTGTACCCAGCGGTGACAATAGGGTCCGCAAAGTTGAAGTGCGGATCGTGAGAGATGGCACAGCCAAAGTGTTCTTAAGACCTGTGTCAGAAATTGTTGTTTTACTTTCAGATATTAACTGA